In Kocuria turfanensis, a single genomic region encodes these proteins:
- a CDS encoding urea amidolyase associated protein UAAP2: MTAPTTTPVPATIPADRAADLASRFGPELRRETVAPLAPWSTVLRAGQVLTIVDVDGNQAVDFLVYDAADTARAYSAQATLQGQDSVYLSDGSVLRSNEHDPLLTVVGTDVERHDTLGGACSKESNTLRYGHHTWSQHGCADNFLAELSTYGMGKRDQVSNVNWFMNVPVDPDGALGIVDGISAPGLSVSLRAERDVLVVVSNCPQVNNPCNGFDPSRAEMIVSAGTVAPTGQEA, translated from the coding sequence ATGACTGCTCCCACCACCACCCCGGTCCCCGCCACGATCCCCGCCGACCGCGCGGCGGACCTCGCGTCCCGGTTCGGCCCCGAGCTGCGCCGCGAGACCGTGGCCCCGCTCGCCCCCTGGTCCACCGTCCTGCGGGCCGGCCAGGTGCTCACCATCGTGGACGTGGACGGCAACCAGGCCGTCGACTTCCTCGTCTACGACGCCGCGGACACCGCCCGCGCCTACAGTGCGCAGGCCACCCTGCAGGGCCAGGACAGCGTCTACCTGAGCGACGGGTCGGTCCTGCGCAGCAACGAGCACGACCCGCTGCTGACCGTTGTCGGCACGGACGTCGAGCGCCACGACACCCTCGGCGGGGCCTGCTCCAAGGAGTCCAACACCCTGCGCTACGGCCACCACACGTGGTCCCAGCACGGGTGCGCGGACAACTTCCTGGCGGAGCTCTCCACGTACGGCATGGGCAAGCGGGACCAGGTCTCCAACGTCAACTGGTTCATGAACGTCCCGGTGGACCCGGACGGCGCCCTCGGCATCGTGGACGGCATCTCCGCCCCCGGGCTGTCGGTGAGCCTGCGGGCGGAGCGGGACGTGCTGGTGGTGGTCTCCAACTGCCCGCAGGTCAACAACCCGTGCAACGGCTTCGACCCCTCCCGCGCCGAGATGATCGTCTCCGCCGGCACGGTGGCTCCGACCGGTCAGGAGGCGTGA
- a CDS encoding urea amidolyase associated protein UAAP1 has product MTVTETTSTTGTTAGARAHARAQEGTVVECSPTVPATTYGDAPARVAPEDIVWAERVAGGNYTHKVLARGTAVRLTDVAGDACASVLLYNAAEPFERLNVADTMKIQWQVRTGAGQVLLSDQGRALATVVEDSSGHHDALYGASSRARNEERYGDGQPQGPSPAGRELLVLAGAKHGLSRRDVPPCVSFFQGVEVGPSGRPVFTGSAGAGASLTLVTEMPCVLLLANAAHPLDPREEYVSTPLDVVAWRARATAPETPAWNSAPERRRAYQNTAEYLRARGLA; this is encoded by the coding sequence ATGACCGTCACCGAGACCACGTCCACCACCGGGACGACCGCCGGGGCCCGGGCCCACGCCCGCGCCCAGGAGGGCACCGTCGTCGAGTGCAGCCCCACCGTGCCCGCCACGACCTACGGGGACGCCCCGGCGCGGGTGGCGCCGGAGGACATCGTGTGGGCCGAGCGCGTGGCGGGCGGCAACTACACGCACAAGGTCCTGGCCCGCGGCACCGCCGTCCGGCTCACGGACGTGGCCGGCGACGCCTGCGCCTCGGTGCTGCTCTACAACGCCGCGGAGCCGTTCGAACGGCTCAACGTGGCGGACACGATGAAGATCCAGTGGCAGGTCCGCACCGGCGCCGGCCAGGTGCTGCTCTCCGACCAGGGCCGTGCGCTGGCCACCGTGGTGGAGGACAGCTCGGGCCACCACGACGCCCTCTACGGCGCCAGCTCCCGGGCCCGCAACGAGGAGCGCTACGGGGACGGGCAGCCCCAGGGCCCCAGCCCGGCCGGGCGCGAGCTGCTCGTCCTGGCGGGCGCCAAGCACGGGCTCTCCCGGCGCGACGTCCCGCCCTGCGTCTCGTTCTTCCAGGGCGTGGAGGTCGGTCCCTCCGGCCGGCCGGTGTTCACGGGCTCCGCCGGGGCGGGCGCCTCGCTGACCCTGGTCACCGAGATGCCGTGCGTGCTGCTGCTCGCCAATGCCGCCCACCCCCTGGACCCGCGCGAGGAGTACGTGAGCACTCCGCTCGACGTCGTCGCCTGGCGCGCCCGGGCGACCGCCCCCGAGACCCCCGCCTGGAACTCGGCGCCCGAACGCCGCCGCGCCTACCAGAACACCGCCGAGTACCTCCGCGCCCGCGGCCTGGCCTGA